The following proteins are encoded in a genomic region of Dysgonomonas mossii:
- a CDS encoding RagB/SusD family nutrient uptake outer membrane protein translates to MKKILYLIYALLPAFIISCESQLDTENLYNKDLNTFYKTPTDIQEAMNGVYSSLFVDGIFSEEHCAANLLDDAMLGGGGPDDVGAKNVDKFLDPTEDTYKSLWVETYNGVYRANAIIEAVQKNDFSAYFKTKEEAQTFLNNTLGEAYFMRGFLMFRAARFFGGIPLIPTTESDRKVPRSSFTETFSFITGDFLKAIEYLPKVKGTDISLDDYGHANIWVAKAYLARTYLFYTGYMTNIEGTATNEVPLAEGSLTKAQVIKEIEDVRDNSGYELTPNYRNLWPYAYVNENAKNFDASYDPAKPPLPWAEKLGLKWVGQDGPKSTIGTGNKEVMFALRYGLGDWSYGQKYNNRIPLFFGIRSNSMVPFGEGWGWGTVHTAFYNSWSDTDIRKEASVINLNKPNADEGTTGWAAGKGDDETGLVNRKYITLQHNGPDGVKGLFYYLYNMKNGDPMQLWAAQDFFYLRFSDIYLMHSELTETADGINAVRARVGLPAVAYSLDALKNERKCEFAFEGIRWFDLVRWGDVAKTDKNYFGTEIDIKNSGVPAKYKVSYRPETKGLVAIPESEIRLSNGVYTQNPGW, encoded by the coding sequence ATGAAAAAAATATTATATCTAATATACGCATTGTTGCCGGCTTTTATAATAAGCTGTGAGAGTCAGTTAGATACAGAAAATCTATATAATAAAGACTTAAATACTTTTTATAAAACTCCTACGGATATACAAGAGGCTATGAATGGTGTTTATAGTTCACTTTTTGTAGATGGGATTTTCAGTGAAGAACATTGTGCGGCAAACCTTCTTGATGACGCCATGTTAGGTGGTGGTGGTCCGGATGATGTGGGCGCAAAGAATGTTGATAAATTTCTTGATCCTACAGAAGATACTTACAAATCTCTTTGGGTAGAGACATATAACGGGGTTTACAGAGCGAATGCTATTATAGAGGCTGTGCAAAAGAATGATTTTTCGGCTTATTTTAAAACAAAAGAAGAAGCCCAAACATTCTTGAATAATACTTTGGGAGAAGCTTATTTTATGAGAGGTTTCTTAATGTTCCGTGCTGCCAGATTTTTTGGAGGTATCCCATTAATTCCGACTACAGAATCTGATCGTAAAGTTCCACGTTCGTCATTCACAGAAACTTTTTCATTTATTACTGGTGACTTTTTGAAAGCCATAGAATATTTACCGAAAGTTAAAGGAACGGATATTTCTTTAGATGATTACGGACATGCTAATATCTGGGTTGCTAAAGCTTATTTAGCCCGTACCTATCTTTTCTATACCGGTTATATGACCAATATAGAGGGCACTGCGACTAATGAAGTTCCTCTAGCCGAAGGAAGTCTTACAAAAGCTCAAGTGATAAAAGAGATCGAGGATGTGAGAGATAATAGTGGTTATGAATTAACGCCTAATTATAGAAACTTGTGGCCGTATGCTTATGTAAATGAAAATGCAAAGAATTTTGATGCAAGTTATGATCCGGCAAAACCCCCATTGCCTTGGGCTGAAAAGCTGGGTTTAAAATGGGTTGGCCAAGATGGTCCAAAATCAACAATAGGTACAGGAAACAAAGAAGTTATGTTTGCTTTACGCTATGGTTTGGGAGATTGGAGCTATGGACAAAAATATAATAACCGAATCCCTCTATTTTTTGGAATTCGCAGCAACTCAATGGTACCATTCGGTGAAGGATGGGGATGGGGAACAGTTCACACTGCATTTTATAATTCATGGTCTGATACTGATATAAGAAAAGAAGCTTCAGTTATCAATCTAAATAAACCAAATGCTGATGAAGGTACTACCGGATGGGCTGCAGGAAAAGGTGATGACGAAACTGGATTGGTAAACAGAAAGTATATAACTCTTCAGCACAATGGACCGGATGGAGTAAAAGGATTATTTTACTACCTATATAATATGAAAAATGGTGATCCAATGCAATTATGGGCTGCTCAAGACTTTTTCTATCTAAGATTTTCAGATATTTATTTGATGCATTCAGAACTAACTGAAACAGCTGATGGAATTAATGCAGTTCGTGCACGTGTTGGTTTACCTGCTGTTGCATACTCTTTGGATGCTCTTAAAAACGAACGTAAATGTGAGTTTGCTTTTGAAGGAATCCGTTGGTTTGACTTAGTTCGCTGGGGTGACGTGGCAAAAACAGATAAAAATTACTTCGGTACTGAAATTGACATAAAGAATTCAGGAGTTCCTGCTAAATATAAAGTTTCATATCGTCCTGAAACTAAAGGTCTTGTTGCTATTCCTGAGTCTGAAATTCGCTTGTCTAATGGGGTTTATACACAAAATCCTGGATGGTGA
- a CDS encoding FtsB family cell division protein, with protein sequence MKIFKSIFNYLITRYTKVQLLIMLVIIFFAFFISDSNIFARFGYDAKIMELNSQIDYYREKTEQDKEKLKLLESDKDQIEKFARENYLLKKDDEDVFVVE encoded by the coding sequence ATGAAGATTTTCAAATCTATATTCAACTATCTTATTACCAGATATACAAAAGTACAATTGCTTATTATGCTGGTAATCATATTTTTTGCATTCTTCATCAGCGACAGTAATATATTTGCTCGCTTTGGATACGATGCAAAAATAATGGAGTTGAATAGCCAGATAGATTATTACCGTGAAAAAACGGAACAAGATAAGGAAAAATTGAAGTTGCTGGAATCAGATAAAGACCAGATCGAAAAATTTGCACGCGAAAACTACCTGCTTAAAAAAGACGATGAAGATGTCTTTGTGGTAGAATAA
- a CDS encoding glycoside hydrolase family 5 protein — protein MRKLFYLLPLLIIFLSCQSKMEEKQSSDRFIRVEGPNLIKPDGKKFLIQGINLGNWLNPEGYMFFFQDASSYRLINEAFCEMVGPDFTNWFWNEFKKNYITEEDIKYIKQTGMNSVRIPFHYKLFTNEDYMGQASDHNGFGMIDQVVEWCRQEGLYVILDMHDAPGGQTGDNIDDSYGYPWLMESEPSKELFCNIWKKVAEHYANDTIILGYDLLNEPIAHYFLEEYAHLNDSLEPLYKRCVDTIRMVDKNHIVLLGGAQWNGNFKVFKDSKFDDKLMYTCHRYWCDTLQSNIQDFVQFRDSVNLPIYMGETGENTDQWIAGWTRLMERNNIGWHYWPYKKMVPNSCMVTIPKPENWDLIVEYTKQDRGNFAKIRAARPNQEVVKKAMTDLLENMKFKHCTKNAGYISALGMKP, from the coding sequence ATGAGAAAATTATTTTACTTATTGCCCTTGCTTATAATCTTTCTATCCTGTCAATCGAAGATGGAAGAGAAACAATCTTCCGATCGTTTCATCCGTGTAGAGGGACCTAATTTGATAAAGCCCGATGGTAAAAAATTTCTTATTCAAGGGATCAATTTGGGTAACTGGCTCAATCCCGAAGGATATATGTTTTTCTTTCAGGATGCAAGCTCGTATCGCCTGATCAATGAGGCTTTTTGTGAAATGGTAGGACCTGATTTTACAAATTGGTTTTGGAATGAGTTTAAAAAGAATTATATAACAGAAGAAGATATAAAATATATCAAACAAACCGGTATGAATTCAGTGAGGATACCGTTTCATTATAAACTCTTTACGAATGAGGATTATATGGGACAGGCTTCCGATCATAACGGCTTTGGGATGATAGATCAGGTAGTAGAGTGGTGCCGTCAAGAAGGTTTGTATGTTATACTGGATATGCATGATGCTCCGGGGGGGCAAACAGGTGATAATATTGATGATAGCTACGGGTATCCTTGGCTGATGGAAAGTGAGCCGAGCAAAGAATTGTTTTGTAATATATGGAAAAAAGTAGCAGAGCATTATGCGAATGACACGATTATACTGGGTTATGATCTGCTGAATGAGCCCATAGCACATTATTTTCTAGAAGAATATGCTCATCTGAATGATTCGTTAGAGCCGCTATACAAAAGATGTGTAGATACTATCCGCATGGTAGATAAGAATCATATTGTGTTGCTTGGCGGAGCACAGTGGAATGGAAACTTCAAGGTGTTTAAAGACTCTAAATTTGATGATAAACTGATGTATACCTGCCATCGCTATTGGTGCGACACATTGCAGTCTAATATTCAGGATTTTGTACAGTTTAGAGATAGCGTAAATTTACCGATATATATGGGTGAAACGGGTGAAAATACAGATCAATGGATTGCCGGATGGACACGCCTGATGGAACGTAACAATATAGGATGGCATTACTGGCCGTATAAGAAAATGGTTCCTAATAGCTGTATGGTAACGATACCTAAACCCGAAAATTGGGATTTGATAGTTGAGTACACCAAGCAAGACAGAGGCAATTTTGCAAAAATACGAGCAGCAAGACCCAACCAAGAGGTAGTGAAAAAAGCGATGACTGATTTACTGGAAAATATGAAATTTAAACATTGCACCAAGAACGCAGGATACATTTCCGCATTGGGTATGAAGCCCTGA
- a CDS encoding family 16 glycosylhydrolase produces MMIRYYITLLAIIPIFLFACGDSEKDPTPVTVFDITFEPTQLTFTSDVGEKEIVIQSNRYYTISSNQSWCTITPTVGYADETTTIKVNVTTNNTTSERTATLTFSRGADKKEYSIKQEAGKEVNYVPSGYTLVWQDEFNDPRTNEGKAVLPNSTEWFYETAAPGWVNNELQTYIAGHRGTDTCAMIYDGSLKIIAKKIGKEILSARVNTNKSWQYGYFEARLKLPGGKGTWPAFWMMPKNFTAWPDDGEIDIMEYVGYQKDVTHSAIHTKSYNHSINTQKEAEKAVADLETEFHVYALEWTADKITTYIDGKVVFTFENDKKGNKDTWPFNAPFYLKLNLAWGGNWGGAQGVDESALPATYEIDYVRVYQKE; encoded by the coding sequence ATGATGATAAGATATTATATTACACTACTAGCAATAATACCCATATTTCTTTTTGCTTGTGGAGATTCAGAGAAAGATCCCACACCGGTTACTGTGTTTGATATAACATTTGAGCCGACTCAATTAACTTTTACAAGTGATGTTGGAGAGAAAGAAATAGTAATACAATCAAACAGGTACTATACAATTTCGTCGAACCAATCGTGGTGTACAATCACACCTACGGTAGGCTATGCCGATGAAACTACAACTATAAAAGTAAATGTAACGACCAATAACACGACATCAGAACGCACAGCTACCTTAACCTTTAGTAGAGGTGCTGACAAAAAAGAATACAGCATCAAGCAAGAGGCAGGAAAAGAGGTCAACTATGTTCCTTCGGGATACACCCTTGTTTGGCAAGATGAATTTAATGACCCAAGAACAAATGAAGGAAAAGCAGTATTACCCAATTCAACCGAATGGTTTTATGAAACGGCTGCTCCGGGTTGGGTAAACAATGAGTTGCAAACTTATATTGCAGGTCATAGAGGAACAGATACATGTGCCATGATATACGATGGCTCACTGAAAATAATTGCTAAAAAGATTGGAAAAGAGATATTATCTGCTCGTGTGAATACAAATAAAAGCTGGCAGTATGGCTATTTTGAAGCACGGCTGAAGCTTCCAGGAGGAAAAGGCACTTGGCCTGCTTTCTGGATGATGCCAAAAAATTTCACGGCCTGGCCCGATGATGGCGAAATTGATATTATGGAATATGTAGGTTATCAAAAAGATGTGACACACTCTGCGATTCATACTAAATCTTATAACCATAGTATAAATACCCAAAAAGAGGCAGAAAAAGCGGTTGCGGATCTTGAGACTGAGTTTCATGTATATGCCCTTGAATGGACGGCAGATAAAATAACGACATATATAGATGGTAAAGTTGTTTTTACTTTTGAAAATGATAAAAAAGGAAACAAAGATACCTGGCCGTTTAATGCTCCGTTTTATCTTAAGCTAAACCTTGCATGGGGAGGCAACTGGGGAGGAGCTCAGGGTGTTGACGAATCTGCTTTGCCGGCTACTTATGAGATTGATTATGTAAGAGTATATCAAAAAGAATAA
- the bglX gene encoding beta-glucosidase BglX: protein MIIKKLGLLGISVLFGLYSTCLAQDDVEKRIENLISKMTLEEKIGQMNQVSFFAVDDKAIAQYSEDNMNTFLERMGIAGGQGQKKPSQMTKAEKVALIRQAAAQMLDNSIIQPVKAGGIGSLLNVTDPEMVNKLQKEAMENSRLGIPLIIGRDVIHGFKTIFPIPLGQAASFSPQIVEEGARVAAVEARSTGVTWTFAPMLDISRDARWGRIAESLGEDPYLAGVLGAAMVKGFQGNGNLNDPNSVAACVKHFVGYGAAEGGRDYNSTNIPPILLHNVYLSPFQQAIKAGAATLMTSFNDNDGIPASGNNYILKKVLRDEWKFDGFVVSDWASMTEMIAHGFAKDGKQVAEISANAGLDMEMVSGSYVQYLPQLVKEGKVSVETIDNAVRNILRIKFRMGLFENPYVDTKKESVLYADAHLKAARQAAIESAILLKNDNNILPLSRGKKVAIIGPMADAPHDQMGTWVFDGDKNYTVTPVAALKGEYKDVNYVYEQGLAYSRDKSTASFDKAKQAAAAADVAVVFLGEEAILSGEAHSLSNINLIGLQSDLLKAVKSAGKPVVLVIMAGRPLTIERDLPYADAVLFNFHPGTMGGPAILDLLFGKANPSGKLPATFVREVGQIPMYYNHNNTGRPAPEKVMTLDDIALEAGQTSLGNTSFYLDSGKDPLFPFGYGLSYTTFEYSNITLSASTVPMNGTLTVKATLKNTGSVDGTEVAQLYVQDIVGSVVRPVKELKGFQRIALKAGEAKTIEFKLTTDDLAFYGRDLVKKAEKGDFNVWVGGHSNATLKGTFSVTE from the coding sequence ATGATAATTAAAAAATTAGGATTGTTAGGTATATCCGTATTGTTTGGTTTGTATTCAACATGTTTGGCTCAAGACGATGTAGAGAAGCGTATTGAAAACCTTATTTCAAAAATGACCCTTGAAGAAAAAATAGGGCAAATGAATCAGGTTAGCTTCTTCGCTGTAGATGATAAGGCTATCGCTCAATATAGCGAAGATAATATGAATACCTTCCTCGAAAGGATGGGCATTGCCGGTGGTCAGGGGCAGAAAAAGCCTTCGCAAATGACCAAGGCTGAAAAGGTTGCTCTCATCCGCCAAGCTGCGGCACAGATGTTAGATAACAGCATCATTCAGCCAGTTAAGGCGGGAGGAATAGGTTCCTTGCTGAATGTTACCGATCCGGAAATGGTTAACAAGCTTCAGAAAGAAGCGATGGAAAACAGCCGGCTGGGTATTCCTCTGATTATAGGACGTGATGTAATTCACGGATTTAAAACAATATTTCCTATTCCATTAGGTCAGGCAGCTTCTTTCAGTCCGCAAATAGTGGAAGAGGGGGCACGTGTTGCTGCCGTAGAAGCTCGTTCTACAGGAGTGACATGGACATTTGCTCCGATGCTTGATATATCTCGTGATGCACGTTGGGGGCGTATAGCCGAAAGTTTGGGAGAAGACCCATATCTGGCAGGTGTGCTTGGTGCTGCTATGGTAAAGGGGTTTCAGGGAAATGGAAATCTCAATGATCCTAATTCTGTAGCTGCATGTGTAAAACATTTTGTGGGATATGGCGCAGCCGAAGGCGGACGTGACTATAACAGTACAAATATACCTCCGATTTTGTTGCATAATGTATATCTGTCTCCATTCCAACAGGCAATTAAGGCAGGCGCTGCAACACTTATGACTTCATTCAACGATAATGATGGTATTCCTGCTTCTGGGAATAATTATATACTGAAAAAGGTTTTGCGTGACGAATGGAAGTTTGATGGGTTTGTCGTTTCCGATTGGGCCTCCATGACGGAGATGATCGCTCACGGATTTGCTAAGGATGGCAAGCAGGTAGCTGAAATATCAGCCAATGCGGGTCTGGATATGGAAATGGTTAGTGGTTCATATGTTCAGTATCTGCCGCAATTGGTAAAAGAAGGAAAAGTTTCGGTAGAAACGATAGATAATGCGGTGCGTAATATACTCCGTATCAAATTCCGGATGGGGCTGTTCGAAAATCCTTATGTAGATACCAAAAAGGAATCTGTCTTATATGCTGATGCACATCTAAAAGCTGCAAGACAGGCTGCTATAGAGTCTGCTATTTTGTTGAAGAATGATAATAATATATTACCATTGTCACGAGGCAAAAAGGTGGCTATTATAGGGCCGATGGCAGATGCGCCACACGATCAGATGGGGACATGGGTTTTTGATGGTGATAAGAATTACACGGTAACTCCTGTTGCTGCGCTCAAAGGAGAATATAAAGATGTTAATTACGTATACGAGCAAGGATTAGCATATTCCCGTGATAAGAGTACTGCTAGTTTTGATAAGGCAAAACAAGCTGCTGCTGCGGCAGATGTGGCTGTAGTTTTCTTGGGAGAAGAAGCCATCCTTTCGGGAGAAGCTCACTCTTTATCCAATATCAATCTGATAGGATTACAATCAGATTTGCTGAAGGCGGTAAAAAGTGCAGGTAAACCTGTAGTATTAGTCATTATGGCAGGTCGTCCGCTGACAATAGAGCGGGATCTTCCGTATGCTGATGCGGTATTATTTAACTTCCATCCCGGAACCATGGGAGGCCCTGCTATTCTCGATCTATTATTCGGAAAAGCCAATCCAAGTGGAAAGCTTCCAGCTACGTTTGTACGTGAGGTGGGACAGATACCGATGTATTACAACCATAATAATACGGGGCGTCCGGCTCCTGAGAAGGTGATGACACTTGATGATATTGCACTCGAAGCAGGGCAGACCTCTCTTGGTAATACATCCTTTTACTTAGATTCGGGTAAAGATCCGCTATTTCCTTTCGGATATGGACTTTCTTATACGACATTCGAATATTCAAATATAACGCTCTCCGCTTCAACTGTTCCTATGAATGGTACACTGACAGTAAAAGCAACTCTTAAAAATACAGGAAGTGTAGATGGAACAGAAGTTGCCCAACTGTATGTACAGGATATTGTAGGCTCGGTTGTGCGCCCTGTGAAAGAATTGAAAGGCTTTCAACGAATAGCTCTGAAAGCAGGAGAAGCAAAGACAATTGAATTTAAACTTACAACAGATGATTTAGCATTCTACGGTCGAGATTTAGTGAAGAAGGCTGAAAAAGGTGATTTTAATGTTTGGGTAGGCGGTCATAGCAACGCTACCCTAAAGGGTACTTTCTCTGTGACAGAATAA
- the xerD gene encoding site-specific tyrosine recombinase XerD encodes MAKEDNIVRKYKNYLLLEKSLSPNSIDAYMTDLAKLSGFLQNENLKVEDVTLDNLQQFVAQLYDIGINARSVARIISGIKSFYDFLVLDGYMQNDPTELLDSPKIGLKLPTVLALDEIETLMSVIDLSTKEGQRNRAILETLYSCGLRISELTTLKFSDLFFDEGFIKVQGKGSKQRLVPISHTAINEIEKYLIYRKEINVKKGSEDALFLSNRGTAISRIMIFHFIKEYAMQAGIKKTISPHTFRHSFATHLLEGGANIRAIQLMLGHEKITTTEIYTHMDREYLRQEIIEHHPRNRR; translated from the coding sequence ATGGCAAAAGAAGATAATATAGTCAGAAAATACAAGAATTATCTATTGTTGGAGAAATCATTGTCGCCCAACTCCATTGATGCATATATGACTGATTTGGCTAAACTATCGGGGTTTTTGCAAAATGAGAATCTGAAAGTAGAAGATGTTACGCTCGATAATCTGCAACAGTTTGTGGCCCAATTGTATGATATAGGGATAAATGCACGTTCTGTAGCAAGGATAATCTCAGGAATAAAGTCCTTTTATGATTTCTTAGTATTGGATGGCTATATGCAAAACGATCCGACCGAATTACTCGATAGTCCGAAGATCGGATTGAAGTTGCCAACCGTACTTGCTCTCGACGAAATAGAAACATTAATGTCGGTGATCGATCTGTCAACAAAAGAAGGGCAACGCAATCGTGCAATCTTAGAAACCCTTTATAGTTGTGGCTTGCGTATATCTGAACTTACTACACTCAAATTCTCCGATCTGTTTTTTGATGAAGGTTTTATCAAAGTGCAAGGTAAGGGGAGTAAGCAGCGTCTTGTTCCTATATCGCATACGGCGATCAACGAAATAGAGAAATATTTGATATACCGCAAGGAAATAAATGTAAAGAAAGGTTCGGAGGATGCCCTCTTTCTAAGCAACAGGGGCACTGCGATATCCCGTATTATGATCTTTCATTTCATTAAAGAATACGCTATGCAGGCAGGTATAAAGAAAACGATCAGTCCGCATACATTCCGCCATTCGTTTGCGACTCACTTGCTTGAGGGTGGTGCAAATATCAGAGCCATTCAATTGATGCTCGGACATGAAAAGATCACCACTACCGAGATTTACACGCATATGGACAGGGAATATCTGCGTCAGGAGATCATAGAACATCACCCACGTAATAGACGATAG